From one Streptomyces sp. N50 genomic stretch:
- a CDS encoding ABC transporter permease: MTDIEAPGSAGTQLPRGDHEFTVRQRTQTQLVLRRFVRHRAAMVSLVVFVLIILWAFIGPHLWHYSYQKYTEDNSKPPSLKHPFGTDSSGYDGYAQVMRGTQTSLKIAIMIALGSTLLGAVWGAVAGFYKGIVDAVMMRIADLVLTLPLFAIALVISSRTGGSWYWIAIVIAGLTWAYVARVVRSSVLSLREKEFIEAARALGASDTRIIFRHLLPNALGPIIVNATILVATGILTETALSFLGFGVQPPDTSLGLLVSQAQTAVDTRPWLFYIPGAFIIAIALTINFIGDGLRDAFDPRQQRVRQ, translated from the coding sequence ATGACTGACATCGAGGCACCGGGGTCCGCGGGCACGCAACTACCGCGCGGGGACCATGAGTTCACCGTACGACAGCGCACCCAGACCCAGCTGGTGCTGCGCCGCTTCGTGCGCCACCGGGCCGCGATGGTCAGCCTGGTCGTGTTCGTGCTGATCATCCTGTGGGCGTTCATCGGCCCGCATCTGTGGCACTACTCGTACCAGAAGTACACCGAGGACAACTCCAAACCCCCTTCCCTCAAGCACCCGTTCGGCACCGACTCCTCGGGCTACGACGGCTACGCACAAGTCATGCGCGGCACCCAGACCTCGCTGAAGATCGCCATCATGATCGCGCTCGGCTCCACGCTGCTCGGCGCGGTCTGGGGAGCCGTCGCCGGCTTCTACAAGGGCATCGTCGACGCGGTCATGATGCGCATCGCCGACCTGGTGCTGACGCTGCCGCTGTTCGCGATCGCGCTGGTCATCTCCTCCCGCACCGGCGGCTCCTGGTACTGGATCGCCATCGTGATCGCGGGCCTGACCTGGGCGTACGTGGCCCGGGTGGTGCGCTCCTCGGTGCTGTCGCTGCGCGAGAAGGAGTTCATCGAGGCGGCACGGGCGCTCGGGGCCTCGGACACCCGGATCATCTTCCGGCATCTGCTGCCGAACGCGCTGGGCCCGATCATCGTCAACGCGACGATCCTGGTGGCGACCGGCATCCTCACCGAGACCGCGCTCTCCTTCCTCGGCTTCGGTGTCCAACCCCCTGACACCTCCCTGGGGTTGCTGGTCTCCCAGGCGCAGACGGCGGTCGACACCCGGCCGTGGCTCTTCTACATCCCCGGCGCGTTCATCATCGCCATCGCGCTGACCATCAACTTCATCGGCGACGGACTGCGCGACGCCTTCGACCCCCGGCAGCAAAGGGTGCGACAGTGA
- a CDS encoding ABC transporter permease, giving the protein MLAYTVRRILVSIPVLIVSTFVVFLVVVNSGDPVANFATSRQPAPSKAAVAAFARHIHANQPVMERYWNWITGVLHGDFGPSVQANLNIGHDLFTRFKVTITLVAAAMILALIMAVVFGVFSAIRQYSAADYAITFFGFLFLAMPVFWFAVLLKQAGIWFNQKTGSQFLGTIGEKSPYLEVDTTWNQFTDHVGHLILPTITLALVSFASWTRYTRASMLEVLNSDYVRLARAKGLRRGRVMTRHALRTALIPLATVTALDIAIILGGAVITETIFQWHGMGEMLVQAATTLDVYRTMAWLLLSAVVVIGFNLIADLLYAVLDPRIRYD; this is encoded by the coding sequence ATGCTCGCCTACACCGTGCGTCGCATCCTCGTCTCCATCCCCGTCCTCATCGTCTCGACGTTCGTCGTGTTCCTCGTCGTCGTCAACTCCGGTGACCCGGTGGCGAATTTCGCCACCTCACGCCAACCCGCCCCCAGCAAAGCCGCGGTGGCGGCCTTCGCCCGGCACATCCACGCCAACCAGCCGGTCATGGAACGCTATTGGAACTGGATCACCGGCGTCCTGCACGGCGACTTCGGTCCCTCCGTGCAGGCCAACCTGAACATCGGCCACGACCTGTTCACCCGCTTCAAGGTGACCATCACCCTGGTCGCCGCGGCGATGATCCTCGCGCTGATCATGGCCGTGGTCTTCGGGGTGTTCAGCGCGATCCGCCAGTACTCCGCCGCCGACTACGCGATCACCTTCTTCGGCTTCCTGTTCCTCGCCATGCCCGTGTTCTGGTTCGCGGTGCTGCTCAAGCAGGCCGGGATCTGGTTCAACCAGAAGACCGGCAGCCAGTTCCTCGGCACCATCGGCGAGAAGTCGCCGTACCTCGAAGTCGACACCACCTGGAACCAGTTCACCGATCACGTCGGCCACCTCATCCTGCCCACCATCACCCTCGCCCTGGTCTCCTTCGCGTCCTGGACCCGCTACACCCGCGCCTCCATGCTGGAGGTCCTCAACAGCGACTACGTACGGCTCGCCCGCGCCAAGGGCCTCAGGCGCGGCAGGGTGATGACCCGGCACGCGCTGCGCACCGCCCTCATCCCGCTCGCCACCGTGACCGCGCTCGACATCGCGATCATCCTGGGCGGCGCGGTGATCACGGAGACGATCTTCCAGTGGCACGGCATGGGCGAGATGCTGGTCCAGGCGGCGACCACGCTCGACGTCTACCGCACCATGGCCTGGCTGCTGCTCTCCGCCGTCGTCGTCATCGGGTTCAACCTCATCGCCGATCTGCTCTACGCCGTACTCGACCCGAGGATCCGCTATGACTGA